From the Gammaproteobacteria bacterium genome, one window contains:
- a CDS encoding acyl-CoA dehydrogenase — MDALYWLIGTLAYIGVLAYFRASLRTFTLVGFLLLLSISVLDESPILAWLLYLLVFVPLNIPAIRQTLISAPIFKVFKSLMPPISDTEQEALDAGTVWWEGELFRGAPDWKQMHDFPQARLSPEEEAFLAGPVEELCAMVSDWEVTHKRADLPPEAWKFIKEKGFFGMIIPKKYGGLEFSAYAHSRVLIKLNSVSSVLGSTVSVPNSLGPAELLLHYGTEEQKNYYLPRLAKGEEVPCFALTAPEAGSDAAAIPDTGIVCKGEFNGEEVIGLRLNWDKRYITLAPVATVLGLAFKMYDPDGLLGGPKEYGITCALIPVNTPGVEIGKRHFPLNIPFQNGPTRGRDVFVPLDYIIGGPKMAGQGWRMLVDCLSAGRAISLPSGAIAASKVAAIATGAYARIRKQFNVPIGKMEGVEEALTRIAGTAYTNAAVGAFTTAAIDSGEKPSVASAIVKYHTTERARRAVIDAMDVHGGKGIILGPKNYLGRMYQGAPISITVEGANILTRSLIIFGQGSVRCHPYLLSEIQSAHDENATRGLDNFDKALFGHIGFAISNFVRALWLGLTGARLAQAPFKDATTRYYQQMTRFSSLLAILTDITLGVLGGELKRRERVSARLGDILSHLYLSSAVLKKFDDDGRPTEDLPVVQYALEDNLYQAQQAAITLLDNYPIGWLGKLLKALFFPFGRPFKGPSDRLGHKLAAILLQPSETRSRLADGIYLSPTEHNKVGQMELVLNDLLAAEGIIAKLRKALDTKERDPIKLAQLGLAAGLINADAAELIERAEQGRKEVISVDEFDANELCAGT; from the coding sequence ATGGACGCCTTATATTGGCTTATCGGAACGCTTGCTTATATCGGCGTTCTTGCTTACTTCAGAGCATCGTTACGTACATTCACCCTTGTCGGCTTCTTGTTGCTACTCAGTATCAGTGTGCTGGATGAGTCGCCGATTCTCGCTTGGTTATTGTATTTGCTTGTTTTTGTCCCGTTGAACATCCCGGCAATTCGCCAAACACTCATTTCAGCGCCGATCTTCAAGGTATTCAAATCTTTGATGCCTCCTATTTCCGATACCGAGCAAGAAGCGCTTGATGCCGGCACGGTCTGGTGGGAAGGCGAACTCTTCCGAGGGGCGCCGGACTGGAAACAAATGCACGATTTCCCTCAGGCACGGTTAAGTCCGGAAGAAGAGGCCTTTCTTGCGGGACCTGTTGAAGAGCTATGTGCCATGGTGTCTGATTGGGAGGTCACGCACAAGCGTGCAGATCTGCCGCCTGAAGCTTGGAAGTTCATCAAGGAAAAAGGATTTTTCGGCATGATCATTCCCAAGAAATATGGAGGATTGGAATTTTCTGCCTACGCGCACTCTCGCGTTCTCATAAAACTCAATTCCGTATCTTCGGTGCTTGGTAGCACTGTCTCAGTGCCCAATTCACTTGGTCCCGCAGAGCTTCTCTTGCACTATGGAACTGAGGAACAAAAAAATTACTATTTGCCGAGATTGGCGAAAGGCGAAGAAGTGCCATGTTTCGCGCTCACGGCTCCGGAAGCTGGTTCGGATGCTGCAGCCATTCCAGATACAGGCATTGTCTGCAAGGGTGAGTTCAATGGTGAGGAAGTCATCGGCCTGCGGCTAAACTGGGACAAACGCTATATCACCCTTGCGCCAGTCGCCACAGTGCTTGGTTTGGCTTTCAAAATGTATGACCCGGACGGCTTGCTTGGTGGTCCCAAAGAATATGGAATCACCTGCGCGTTGATACCTGTCAACACGCCAGGCGTCGAAATTGGCAAACGTCATTTTCCGCTCAACATCCCGTTCCAGAACGGGCCAACACGCGGTCGCGATGTTTTTGTTCCGCTTGATTACATCATTGGCGGGCCCAAAATGGCAGGACAGGGATGGCGAATGTTGGTCGATTGTCTTTCCGCTGGACGTGCAATTTCGCTCCCTTCTGGGGCCATTGCGGCCAGCAAAGTGGCGGCCATTGCCACTGGCGCTTATGCACGCATACGTAAGCAATTCAACGTCCCGATTGGCAAGATGGAGGGGGTTGAAGAGGCACTGACGCGAATTGCTGGCACAGCTTACACCAACGCGGCGGTGGGCGCCTTTACCACGGCTGCCATTGATAGCGGAGAAAAGCCATCAGTGGCATCCGCTATCGTCAAGTATCACACAACCGAACGCGCACGCCGTGCTGTGATTGATGCCATGGATGTGCACGGCGGCAAGGGGATTATTCTTGGCCCCAAGAACTATCTTGGTCGCATGTATCAGGGCGCGCCAATTTCAATTACTGTGGAAGGCGCAAACATACTGACCCGCTCACTTATCATTTTTGGTCAGGGGTCGGTCCGCTGTCATCCTTATCTCCTGTCTGAAATTCAATCTGCCCACGATGAGAATGCGACCCGTGGACTTGATAACTTTGACAAGGCTTTGTTCGGTCATATTGGCTTTGCCATTTCAAATTTTGTTCGCGCTCTTTGGCTTGGGCTGACCGGTGCGAGGTTGGCACAGGCGCCATTTAAAGACGCAACCACGCGTTACTACCAACAAATGACTCGATTCAGCAGTTTGTTGGCCATTCTCACCGACATCACGCTTGGCGTTCTTGGTGGCGAACTCAAGCGAAGAGAGCGTGTATCTGCGCGGCTTGGGGATATTCTGAGCCATCTATATCTGTCGTCGGCTGTCCTGAAGAAATTTGACGACGATGGTCGCCCCACCGAAGACCTTCCGGTTGTGCAATACGCATTGGAAGACAACCTCTACCAAGCCCAACAGGCCGCGATCACCTTGCTGGACAACTACCCTATTGGATGGCTTGGGAAACTGCTGAAAGCATTGTTTTTCCCATTTGGTCGACCATTTAAAGGCCCCAGCGACCGCCTCGGACACAAGTTGGCTGCGATTCTCTTGCAGCCATCCGAAACCCGTAGTCGTCTCGCCGATGGCATTTACCTGTCACCCACTGAACACAATAAAGTGGGTCAAATGGAGCTTGTGCTCAACGATCTCTTAGCGGCAGAGGGCATCATTGCGAAGCTTAGAAAAGCCTTGGACACCAAGGAAAGAGATCCTATCAAGCTGGCTCAATTGGGACTGGCCGCTGGTCTGATCAATGCAGACGCAGCTGAGCTGATTGAGCGCGCTGAGCAAGGTCGCAAGGAAGTCATCTCGGTCGATGAATTTGACGCCAACGAACTCTGCGCGGGCACATAA
- a CDS encoding M18 family aminopeptidase: protein MNAQDFAKELLAFIDQSPSPWHAAATTCQHLAKAGFQQLSEDAPWDLQLGAGYYVVRDDSSVIAFRLGSATPTMSGFRIIGAHTDSPGLRLKPCPTKHNQEWCTLGVEVYGGPILATFTDRDLSLAGRVAYRNADHISSALIKFDEPLVRIPNLAIHLNRSVNEDGLKLNPQTEMPMILSLANDGDREPVKRLVAERLNIDPEAILAWELAVYDTQPGTLWGPNNEFLANSQLDNLAMCHAALEALIDADSSDATQVIALFDHEEVGSGSDKGADGNFLRDVLNRIVSTLDSSAQAPHQAIAKSIMLSADMAHAWHPNYPDKHDSEHRPIINQGPVIKINHNQRYTTDAMTEALFVALCEDNKIPYQKFVNRTDLSCGSTIGPMTAASLGVPSLDVGSPQWAMHSIRECAGVHDHLWMKQAMTAFLNSL from the coding sequence CTAAGGCAGGGTTTCAGCAGCTCTCTGAAGACGCACCATGGGATCTCCAACTAGGTGCAGGCTATTATGTAGTACGCGATGATTCATCGGTCATCGCCTTCCGCTTAGGATCGGCCACACCAACCATGAGCGGCTTTCGCATTATCGGCGCGCACACCGATTCACCCGGATTAAGGCTCAAGCCCTGTCCAACAAAACACAACCAGGAATGGTGCACGCTCGGCGTTGAAGTGTATGGCGGCCCAATCTTAGCGACTTTCACCGATCGCGATCTGTCCCTCGCCGGACGCGTAGCGTACCGCAATGCCGATCACATATCGTCAGCACTCATAAAATTTGATGAGCCACTCGTCCGTATCCCCAACTTGGCCATCCACTTGAATCGAAGTGTCAATGAGGATGGCCTCAAGTTAAACCCGCAGACAGAAATGCCGATGATTCTATCGTTAGCCAACGATGGTGATCGCGAACCGGTCAAGCGTCTCGTCGCAGAACGGTTAAACATCGACCCGGAAGCGATTCTGGCATGGGAGCTTGCGGTCTATGATACGCAGCCCGGCACACTCTGGGGGCCGAACAATGAGTTTCTGGCCAACAGCCAGCTGGATAACCTAGCGATGTGCCACGCAGCACTCGAAGCCTTAATTGACGCAGATTCTTCGGATGCCACACAAGTGATCGCACTATTTGATCATGAAGAAGTTGGCAGTGGCAGTGACAAAGGCGCGGATGGCAATTTCCTGCGAGATGTGCTTAATCGGATCGTTTCGACCCTTGACTCGTCGGCACAGGCCCCGCATCAAGCCATCGCAAAAAGCATAATGCTCAGCGCCGATATGGCGCATGCCTGGCACCCAAACTATCCGGACAAACATGATTCGGAGCACCGGCCGATCATTAATCAAGGTCCAGTCATAAAAATCAACCATAACCAACGCTACACAACCGATGCGATGACTGAGGCCTTGTTCGTTGCGCTATGCGAAGACAATAAGATTCCCTACCAGAAGTTCGTCAACCGCACAGACTTATCGTGTGGCAGCACCATTGGGCCGATGACAGCGGCAAGCCTTGGCGTCCCGTCACTGGACGTAGGCAGTCCGCAGTGGGCCATGCATTCTATCCGTGAATGCGCTGGTGTGCACGACCACCTGTGGATGAAACAGGCAATGACGGCATTCTTGAACTCACTCTAA